The stretch of DNA TTACTCGAGTCAAAGCCGGGAGTAGACCGTCGTTACCGGCGTAATTCCGTCAAAATATTGTCCAAGTGACAAAAGAGACTACGAGCGTTAGCCGAGTTGTTTCAGCGTCTGGAGATCGCGGTCGGTCCGCATGAATTCGGCGGTCCGACGAGAGGCGTGACAGTTGGGACAGTGAAACGTGGCAGTAGATTCCGGAAGTTCGCCCGGGGAGACTTGCCAGTCTTTCGCACATTCGGGACACAACAATTGAACTGTC from Natronobacterium texcoconense encodes:
- a CDS encoding DUF7836 family putative zinc-binding protein, encoding MDETTVQLLCPECAKDWQVSPGELPESTATFHCPNCHASRRTAEFMRTDRDLQTLKQLG